A part of Gemmatimonas groenlandica genomic DNA contains:
- a CDS encoding MOSC domain-containing protein codes for MVLHVAGIWRYPVKTLAGESLHTTHVSSDGIPGDRVIQVYGPEGVRTARRQYKLLGLHGSLDADGRPRIDGNPWNSAAALAAVQEVAGSDAELVEYHGIDRFDILPLLVATDGAVAAFGRDVRRLRPNILIGGVTGLAERTWEGAELQIGDVIIELDSLRARCPITTVDPDTITRDPEVLRDIGRRFGGRIALNARVLRPGNIRVGDRVTLEL; via the coding sequence ATGGTGTTGCATGTCGCCGGTATCTGGCGTTATCCGGTGAAGACGTTGGCTGGCGAGTCGCTGCACACCACCCACGTGAGCTCTGACGGTATTCCCGGCGACCGTGTGATCCAGGTCTATGGGCCGGAGGGCGTGAGGACCGCGCGACGTCAGTACAAGCTCCTCGGTCTGCACGGGTCACTCGATGCCGACGGTCGGCCACGCATTGACGGCAACCCGTGGAACAGCGCGGCGGCGCTTGCGGCGGTGCAAGAGGTCGCAGGAAGTGATGCGGAACTGGTAGAGTATCACGGCATCGACCGCTTCGACATCTTGCCACTCCTCGTCGCTACTGACGGAGCCGTCGCCGCATTCGGGCGTGACGTGCGTCGACTGCGCCCCAACATCCTGATCGGTGGCGTCACGGGGTTGGCGGAGCGGACCTGGGAAGGCGCCGAACTGCAGATCGGCGACGTGATCATCGAGCTCGACTCCCTCCGCGCGCGCTGCCCGATCACCACGGTCGACCCCGATACGATCACGCGCGATCCCGAGGTACTGCGGGATATCGGGCGGCGATTCGGGGGGCGTATTGCCCTCAATGCGCGAGTCTTGCGGCCCGGCAACATACGCGTTGGTGATCGCGTGACCCTGGAATTGTGA